From Streptomyces durmitorensis, a single genomic window includes:
- a CDS encoding S8 family peptidase gives MKRAYGATIATAAAVALAAGMTSPASAAKQSPDATPAAAQQAGLNSAERTTHRITLVTGDRVTADSKGRVTRFERAKGREGIPVMTKRVGGHTLVIPADAQRLIATGKLDQRLFDITELAKKDNRRAQKKGLKLIVGYKGAAAGARSDVRAAGDTTVRRTLKSLNADAITTPKQDAGDLWSALVAEKGGATASGVSRVWLDGVRKASLDKSVPQIGADKAWAAGFDGKGVKVAVLDTGVDATHADLKDQVVGAKNFTPAADATDHYGHGTHVASTAAGTGAKSGGKLKGVAPGAKLLNGKVLDDTGSGDDSGIIAGMDWAAEQGADIVNLSLGGGDTPGVDPLEAQVNKLSADKGILFAIAAGNDGAPGSVGSPGSADAALTVGAVDDNDKLAEFSSQGPRVGDGAIKPDVTAPGVDITAAAAPGSVIDQEVGQKPEGYLTISGTSMATPHVAGAAALLKQQHPDWKYAELKGALTASTKDGKYTPFQQGSGRIAVDKAIKQSVIAEPVSLSFEAQQWPHTDDKPVSKKVTYKNLGKEDVTLDLAVTGLNPKGAPAPAGFFKLGAKSVKVPAGGTASVDLTTDTKLGGTVDGAYSAYVMASGGGQSVRTAAAVEREVESYELTLKHIGRDGQAPKYYDSDLEGVSGLATQKSFDPHDASGTVKIRVPKGGYLLNTSMYADPADFTKGADWIAQPKLSVTKDTTVTLDARKGKPVDITVPAADAKPSFALADYTVDTPHTGYSFGWILDSYTDFRTSHLGPQVTDGSLFQQWDGHWEKGDDTEYDTVAGGKVKQVATGYTKHYKASELATVKANLGASAKGKKGTIGALGWLPGSSGGSSINVPQPLPGTRTLYLSTADDVKWSMNFEQQAGVDPDGWPIVDAAYSLGAAQKFAGGKSYEKTFNTAVFGPRIGGEYGVFRLGNEIAGSLPLFADGKTHAGSSLYSSVKTTLYKGATKIGENEDPLAGGATFKVPAAEAEYKLSTSVKRSVKVAAASTRIDASWTFRSKKAESAKLPLSTARFAPAVDLSSKAKAGETQSVPVTVLGAAAGANLKSLATYVSYDYGQTWKKATVSGGKIKVKNPAAGKGISFHAKIADKKGNKSTLSIYNAYYGK, from the coding sequence GTGAAGAGAGCCTACGGGGCCACGATCGCCACAGCGGCGGCCGTGGCCCTCGCCGCGGGCATGACCAGCCCGGCGTCGGCGGCGAAGCAGTCGCCGGACGCGACTCCGGCAGCCGCGCAGCAGGCGGGTCTCAACAGCGCCGAACGGACCACGCACCGCATCACCCTCGTCACCGGCGACCGCGTCACCGCCGACTCCAAGGGCCGCGTCACCCGCTTCGAGCGGGCGAAGGGGCGCGAGGGGATACCCGTCATGACGAAGCGCGTCGGCGGTCACACCCTCGTGATCCCGGCCGACGCGCAGCGCCTGATAGCCACCGGCAAGCTCGACCAGCGCCTGTTCGACATCACCGAGTTGGCCAAGAAGGACAACCGCAGGGCCCAGAAGAAGGGCCTCAAGCTGATCGTCGGCTACAAGGGAGCGGCCGCCGGGGCCAGGTCCGACGTGCGCGCCGCGGGTGACACCACGGTCCGCAGGACCCTGAAGTCCCTGAACGCCGACGCCATCACCACCCCGAAGCAGGACGCCGGCGACCTGTGGTCCGCGCTCGTCGCCGAGAAGGGCGGCGCCACCGCGTCCGGCGTCAGCCGTGTCTGGCTGGACGGCGTCCGCAAGGCGAGCCTCGACAAGAGCGTGCCGCAGATCGGCGCCGACAAGGCCTGGGCCGCCGGGTTCGACGGCAAGGGCGTCAAGGTCGCCGTCCTGGACACCGGCGTCGACGCCACGCACGCCGACCTGAAGGACCAGGTCGTCGGCGCGAAGAACTTCACCCCGGCGGCCGACGCCACGGACCACTACGGCCACGGCACCCACGTCGCCTCCACCGCGGCCGGCACCGGCGCGAAGTCGGGCGGCAAGCTCAAGGGCGTGGCGCCCGGCGCCAAGCTCCTGAACGGCAAGGTCCTCGACGACACCGGCTCCGGTGACGACTCCGGGATCATCGCGGGCATGGACTGGGCGGCCGAGCAGGGCGCCGACATCGTCAACCTCAGCCTCGGCGGCGGTGACACCCCCGGCGTCGACCCGCTCGAAGCCCAGGTCAACAAGCTCTCCGCGGACAAGGGCATCCTCTTCGCGATCGCCGCGGGCAACGACGGAGCGCCCGGCAGCGTCGGCTCCCCGGGCAGCGCGGACGCGGCCCTGACGGTCGGCGCGGTCGACGACAACGACAAGCTCGCCGAGTTCTCCAGCCAGGGCCCGCGCGTCGGCGACGGCGCCATCAAGCCCGACGTGACCGCACCCGGCGTGGACATCACCGCGGCCGCGGCCCCCGGCAGCGTCATCGACCAGGAGGTCGGCCAGAAGCCCGAGGGCTATCTGACGATCTCCGGTACGTCGATGGCGACCCCGCACGTGGCGGGCGCCGCCGCGCTGCTCAAGCAGCAGCACCCGGACTGGAAGTACGCCGAGCTCAAGGGTGCGCTGACCGCGTCCACGAAGGACGGCAAGTACACGCCGTTCCAGCAGGGTTCGGGACGTATCGCCGTCGACAAGGCCATCAAGCAGTCGGTGATCGCCGAGCCGGTCTCCCTCTCCTTCGAGGCGCAGCAGTGGCCGCACACCGACGACAAGCCGGTCTCGAAGAAGGTGACGTACAAGAACCTCGGCAAGGAGGACGTCACCCTCGACCTGGCGGTGACGGGCCTGAACCCCAAGGGCGCCCCGGCACCCGCGGGCTTCTTCAAGCTCGGCGCGAAGAGCGTGAAGGTCCCCGCGGGCGGCACGGCCTCGGTCGACCTGACCACCGACACCAAGCTCGGCGGCACGGTCGACGGCGCGTACTCGGCGTACGTCATGGCGAGCGGCGGCGGGCAGTCCGTGCGCACGGCGGCCGCGGTCGAGCGCGAGGTCGAGTCGTACGAGCTGACGCTGAAGCACATCGGCCGTGACGGACAGGCCCCGAAGTACTACGACAGCGACCTGGAGGGTGTCTCGGGGCTCGCCACTCAGAAGTCCTTCGACCCTCATGACGCCTCCGGCACGGTCAAGATCCGTGTACCCAAGGGCGGTTACCTGCTCAACACCAGCATGTACGCCGACCCGGCCGACTTCACCAAGGGCGCCGACTGGATCGCCCAGCCGAAGCTGAGCGTCACCAAGGACACGACGGTGACGCTGGACGCACGCAAGGGCAAGCCGGTCGACATCACGGTCCCGGCCGCGGACGCCAAGCCGTCCTTCGCCCTTGCGGACTACACGGTCGACACGCCTCACACCGGCTACTCCTTCGGCTGGATCCTCGACTCGTACACCGACTTCCGGACCTCGCACCTGGGCCCGCAGGTCACCGACGGCTCGCTGTTCCAGCAGTGGGACGGGCACTGGGAGAAGGGTGACGACACCGAGTACGACACCGTCGCCGGAGGCAAGGTCAAGCAGGTCGCGACCGGCTACACCAAGCACTACAAGGCATCCGAGCTCGCCACGGTAAAGGCGAACCTGGGCGCTTCGGCCAAGGGCAAGAAGGGCACGATCGGCGCCCTGGGCTGGCTCCCCGGCAGCTCGGGCGGCTCCTCGATCAACGTTCCGCAGCCGCTGCCCGGCACCCGGACGCTGTATCTCTCCACGGCCGACGACGTGAAGTGGAGCATGAACTTCGAGCAGCAGGCCGGGGTCGACCCGGACGGCTGGCCGATCGTCGACGCGGCCTACTCGCTGGGCGCCGCGCAGAAGTTCGCGGGCGGCAAGAGCTACGAGAAGACGTTCAACACGGCCGTCTTCGGCCCCCGCATCGGCGGCGAGTACGGCGTCTTCCGCCTGGGCAACGAGATCGCAGGATCCCTGCCGCTGTTCGCCGACGGCAAGACGCACGCGGGCTCCTCGCTCTACTCGTCGGTGAAGACGACCCTCTACAAGGGCGCCACCAAGATCGGCGAGAACGAGGACCCGCTGGCCGGCGGCGCCACGTTCAAGGTCCCCGCGGCCGAGGCCGAGTACAAGCTGTCGACGTCCGTGAAGCGCAGCGTCAAGGTGGCCGCGGCCTCCACCCGCATCGACGCGAGCTGGACGTTCCGCTCCAAGAAGGCCGAGAGCGCGAAGCTGCCGCTCTCCACGGCGCGGTTCGCCCCCGCGGTCGACCTGAGCAGCAAGGCCAAGGCGGGCGAGACCCAGTCCGTGCCGGTCACGGTGCTCGGCGCGGCGGCGGGCGCGAACCTCAAGTCCCTTGCCACGTACGTGTCGTACGACTACGGCCAGACCTGGAAGAAGGCCACCGTCAGCGGCGGCAAGATCAAGGTCAAGAACCCGGCCGCGGGCAAGGGGATCTCCTTCCACGCCAAGATCGCGGACAAGAAGGGGAACAAGTCGACGCTGTCGATCTACAACGCGTACTACGGCAAGTAG
- a CDS encoding ABC transporter permease, with protein sequence MFFTYLRRELRRRRKAALVVASGLALGIALVIVVSSVSSGMKQAQGKVLESLYGLGTDMTVTKAATPPKEGSGQTGRPRFKFDAKDSDDEDGEEQSSDRVMVQGFQTLSSSTVAEVGGQSGVADAVGGLSLQVMKVNGQFERGEFEQAPGGSTGKGQPPGGGGGDQQEGQVRGGGADFDVDSYSVYGTDVGKLDLGPLTSSRISKGRTFTGSESDAKVAVADASYAKEKKLSVGDTVTISGTKIKVVGIATPDSGDAAANLYLPLERAQTLADSKNKITTVYVKAADSQQIDAVKSAIQKNVSGTTVTTSADLADTVSGSLSTASDLASSVGKWLSIAVLVAAFLVAGLLTSSAVSRRVREFGTLKALGWRSGRVTRQVVGEAVVNGLVGGVLGIAVGLGGAYVVTAISPTLTAQLGSAGGQSGGGMGGGPGGATGGGPGAALSESASKALDISLTAPVSATTIALAVGLAVAGGLIAGAFGGWRASRLRPADALRRVE encoded by the coding sequence ATGTTCTTCACCTACTTGAGGCGCGAGCTGCGCCGCCGCAGAAAAGCGGCCCTCGTCGTGGCCTCCGGACTCGCGCTCGGCATCGCGCTGGTCATCGTCGTCAGCTCCGTGTCGTCCGGCATGAAGCAGGCGCAGGGCAAGGTCCTCGAGTCGCTCTACGGGCTCGGCACCGACATGACCGTCACCAAGGCGGCCACCCCGCCCAAGGAGGGGAGCGGCCAGACCGGGCGCCCCCGCTTCAAGTTCGACGCCAAGGACTCCGACGACGAGGACGGCGAGGAGCAGAGCAGTGACCGCGTCATGGTGCAGGGCTTCCAGACGCTCTCCTCGTCCACCGTCGCCGAGGTGGGCGGCCAGAGTGGCGTCGCCGATGCCGTCGGCGGGCTGAGCCTCCAGGTGATGAAGGTCAACGGCCAGTTCGAGCGGGGCGAGTTCGAGCAGGCGCCCGGCGGCTCCACGGGCAAGGGGCAGCCGCCCGGCGGTGGCGGCGGCGACCAGCAGGAGGGGCAGGTGCGCGGAGGCGGCGCCGACTTCGACGTCGACTCCTACAGCGTCTACGGCACGGACGTCGGCAAGCTGGACCTGGGCCCGCTGACCTCCTCCAGGATCAGCAAGGGGCGTACGTTCACGGGGTCGGAGTCCGACGCCAAGGTGGCCGTCGCCGATGCCTCGTACGCCAAGGAGAAGAAGCTCTCCGTCGGTGACACCGTCACGATCTCAGGCACCAAGATCAAGGTCGTCGGCATCGCGACGCCCGACAGCGGGGACGCGGCGGCCAACCTCTACCTCCCGCTCGAGCGCGCGCAGACCCTCGCCGACTCGAAGAACAAGATCACGACCGTGTACGTCAAGGCCGCGGACTCGCAGCAGATCGACGCGGTCAAGAGCGCCATCCAGAAGAACGTCTCCGGCACGACCGTGACCACGTCGGCCGACCTCGCCGACACGGTCTCCGGTTCGCTCTCCACCGCGTCCGACCTCGCGTCCAGCGTCGGCAAGTGGCTGTCGATCGCCGTGCTCGTCGCGGCGTTCCTGGTCGCGGGGCTCCTCACGTCGTCGGCCGTCAGCCGTCGGGTACGGGAGTTCGGCACCCTGAAGGCGCTCGGCTGGAGGAGCGGCCGTGTCACCCGGCAGGTCGTCGGCGAGGCGGTCGTCAACGGCCTGGTGGGCGGAGTGCTCGGCATCGCCGTCGGCCTCGGCGGGGCGTACGTGGTGACGGCGATCAGCCCCACCCTGACGGCGCAACTCGGCTCGGCCGGCGGGCAGTCGGGCGGCGGCATGGGCGGCGGCCCCGGCGGCGCGACGGGCGGGGGCCCCGGAGCCGCGCTGAGCGAGTCGGCCTCCAAGGCCCTGGACATCTCGCTGACCGCGCCGGTCAGCGCGACCACCATCGCGCTCGCCGTCGGCCTCGCCGTGGCCGGTGGTCTCATCGCGGGCGCCTTCGGCGGCTGGCGTGCCTCGCGGCTGCGGCCCGCGGACGCCCTGCGCCGCGTCGAGTAG
- a CDS encoding helix-turn-helix transcriptional regulator produces the protein MNADAGQPQPIPAPEPLDGRAELSEFLRTRRARLQPEDVGLPNFGRHRRVPGLRREELAQLAGVSVAYYTRLEQGNGRNVSGEVLDAIARALRLTDAEHAHLTHLAKPKQHKKKRAARPQRMRPALLQLMDAMDGVPAYVVGRRSDILGWNRMAAALFGDWGALPPEERNWARLCFLHPEARALFLDWEQKASDIVSFLRMDAGCYPNDPLLSALVGELSVKSEEFRSLWATHDVREKGHGVKRVHHSLVGDMTLSFETLRLPDDHDQSLVTYHAEPDSASADALRLLASWGADATRTGASGTGKQ, from the coding sequence ATGAACGCCGATGCCGGGCAGCCCCAGCCCATCCCCGCACCCGAGCCGCTCGACGGCCGCGCCGAGCTCAGCGAGTTCCTGCGCACCCGCAGGGCCCGGCTCCAGCCGGAGGACGTCGGCCTGCCGAACTTCGGGCGCCACCGGCGGGTGCCGGGGCTCCGCCGCGAGGAGCTGGCGCAGCTCGCGGGGGTCTCCGTGGCGTACTACACACGCCTTGAGCAGGGCAACGGCCGCAATGTCTCGGGCGAGGTCCTGGACGCGATCGCGCGCGCCCTGCGGCTCACGGACGCCGAGCACGCCCATCTGACGCACCTGGCCAAGCCCAAGCAGCACAAGAAGAAGCGCGCGGCCCGCCCGCAGCGAATGCGGCCCGCGCTGCTCCAGCTCATGGACGCGATGGACGGCGTCCCCGCCTATGTGGTCGGCCGCCGCTCGGACATCCTCGGCTGGAACCGTATGGCCGCCGCGCTCTTCGGCGACTGGGGCGCGCTGCCGCCCGAGGAGCGGAACTGGGCGCGGCTCTGTTTCCTGCACCCCGAGGCCCGCGCGCTGTTCCTGGACTGGGAGCAGAAGGCGTCGGACATCGTGAGTTTCCTGCGGATGGACGCGGGCTGCTATCCGAACGATCCGCTGCTCTCGGCGCTGGTCGGCGAGCTGTCCGTGAAGAGCGAGGAGTTCCGGAGCCTGTGGGCCACGCACGACGTGCGGGAGAAGGGCCACGGCGTCAAGCGCGTCCACCACTCCTTGGTGGGCGACATGACCCTGTCGTTCGAGACGCTGCGGCTGCCCGACGATCACGATCAGTCACTGGTGACGTACCACGCGGAGCCGGACTCGGCGTCGGCCGACGCGCTGCGGCTGCTCGCCAGCTGGGGAGCGGACGCGACGCGCACCGGCGCGTCGGGCACCGGGAAGCAGTAG
- a CDS encoding group II truncated hemoglobin — MTAHIVEYIRYRIPSERSAEFLSAYTRAAVPLAAAPQCIDYELTRCEEDFEHFVLRITWTSSKDHLEGFRRSELFRDFFEEIRPYVENIEEMRHYTPTTVRGTGASTPTLYAWAGGEESFERLTEIFYEKVPKDDLLAPLFEGLPVEHAQHVAQWLGEVFGGPAAYSQEHGGHSQMVGKHLGKGITEPQRRRWVNLMQDAADDAGLPTDAEFRSAFLAYVEWGTRLAVYFSGPDADRPAEQPVPLWNWGAAPPYQP, encoded by the coding sequence ATGACCGCCCACATCGTCGAGTACATCCGCTACCGCATCCCGTCCGAGCGCTCCGCGGAGTTCCTCTCCGCGTACACGCGCGCCGCCGTCCCCCTGGCCGCGGCCCCGCAGTGCATCGACTACGAACTCACCCGCTGCGAGGAGGACTTCGAGCACTTCGTCCTGCGCATCACCTGGACCTCCAGCAAGGACCACCTGGAGGGATTCCGTCGCTCCGAGCTCTTCCGCGACTTCTTCGAGGAGATCCGGCCCTACGTCGAGAACATCGAGGAGATGCGCCACTACACGCCCACCACCGTGCGCGGCACGGGCGCCTCGACGCCGACCCTGTACGCGTGGGCGGGCGGCGAGGAGAGCTTCGAGCGTCTGACGGAGATCTTCTACGAGAAGGTGCCCAAGGACGACCTCCTCGCCCCGCTCTTCGAGGGCCTGCCCGTCGAGCACGCGCAGCACGTCGCCCAGTGGCTCGGCGAGGTCTTCGGCGGCCCGGCCGCGTACTCGCAGGAGCACGGCGGGCACTCCCAGATGGTCGGCAAGCACCTCGGCAAGGGCATCACCGAGCCGCAGCGCCGCCGCTGGGTCAACCTGATGCAGGACGCGGCGGACGACGCGGGGCTTCCCACGGACGCCGAGTTCCGCTCCGCCTTCCTCGCCTACGTCGAGTGGGGCACACGGCTCGCGGTCTACTTCTCGGGCCCGGACGCCGACCGCCCGGCCGAGCAGCCGGTGCCGCTGTGGAACTGGGGCGCGGCGCCTCCGTACCAGCCGTGA
- a CDS encoding PepSY domain-containing protein: protein MRFEPRLKNTETPRARRLRLVGALCAVAASAALVTGCGGDSDKPSADATSEAAKTVPKEAPSKSPTGSASLTQDQQERKALLAATKVTYDKAAATAVDKVSGSKLTDLDLEGLDDDNDSDDDDDASGSPSPSPSPSPSPSPSGSAAAPQWVAEVAEKDGTVHNVRIDAVSGKVISSAPENDQDADDKKETADWLSRVKQSPEQAAKVATDKKKGTVTSIGLDDNDSNTLVWSVDVVTDDWNKTDFEIDAVKGDITREDVDRD from the coding sequence ATGAGATTCGAGCCCCGGCTGAAGAACACCGAAACCCCCCGCGCCCGCCGCCTCCGTCTCGTCGGCGCCCTGTGCGCCGTCGCGGCATCGGCCGCCCTGGTGACAGGCTGCGGCGGGGACAGCGACAAGCCGTCCGCCGACGCGACATCGGAGGCGGCGAAGACCGTTCCGAAGGAGGCGCCGTCGAAGAGCCCCACGGGCAGCGCGTCCCTCACGCAGGACCAGCAGGAGCGCAAGGCGCTGCTCGCCGCCACCAAGGTCACCTACGACAAGGCCGCCGCCACGGCGGTGGACAAGGTCTCGGGCAGCAAGCTGACCGACCTCGACCTGGAGGGCCTTGACGACGACAACGACAGCGACGATGACGACGACGCGAGCGGGAGCCCCAGCCCGAGCCCCAGCCCGAGCCCCAGCCCGAGCCCGAGCGGCAGCGCGGCCGCCCCGCAGTGGGTCGCCGAGGTCGCCGAGAAGGACGGCACGGTGCACAACGTCCGCATCGACGCGGTCTCGGGCAAGGTGATCAGCTCCGCCCCCGAGAACGACCAGGACGCCGACGACAAGAAGGAGACGGCCGACTGGCTCTCCCGCGTCAAGCAGTCGCCGGAGCAGGCGGCCAAGGTGGCGACGGACAAGAAGAAGGGCACGGTCACGTCGATCGGCCTGGACGACAACGACAGCAACACGCTCGTCTGGTCCGTCGACGTCGTCACCGACGACTGGAACAAGACCGACTTCGAGATCGACGCGGTCAAGGGCGACATCACCCGCGAGGACGTCGACCGCGACTGA
- a CDS encoding NAD(P)-dependent alcohol dehydrogenase, whose product MTAQTSTTVSAYAAPSAKAPLERTTVPRRPVGASDVLIDIKYAGICHSDIHQARDGWGEGIFPMVPGHEIAGVVTEVGSAVTKFAVGDRVGVGCMVDSCRECENCKAGLEQYCLKGNVPTYNGLGKDGEPTYGGYSTHVVVDEAFTVRIPDGLSLDVAAPLLCAGITTYSPLHRWNAGPGKKIAVVGLGGLGHMAVKIAHAMGAEVTVLSQSLRKKDDGLRLGADHYYATSDDATFEQLAGSFDVILSTVSAPLPLDKYLGLLRSEGAFVNVGAPEEPVSLNLFSVIGGGKTLAGSMIGGIQETQEMLDFCAEHNLGSEIEVIDAAQINEAYERVLASDVRYRFVIDTATI is encoded by the coding sequence ATGACCGCACAGACAAGCACCACCGTTTCCGCCTACGCCGCCCCGTCCGCCAAGGCCCCCCTGGAGCGGACCACCGTCCCGCGCCGCCCGGTGGGCGCGTCCGACGTACTGATCGACATCAAGTACGCCGGCATCTGTCACTCGGACATCCACCAGGCCCGCGACGGCTGGGGCGAAGGCATCTTCCCGATGGTCCCGGGCCATGAGATCGCCGGTGTCGTCACCGAGGTCGGCTCCGCCGTCACCAAGTTCGCGGTCGGCGACCGCGTCGGCGTCGGCTGCATGGTCGACTCCTGCCGCGAGTGCGAGAACTGCAAGGCGGGCCTCGAGCAGTACTGCCTCAAGGGCAACGTGCCGACGTACAACGGCCTCGGCAAGGACGGCGAGCCGACCTACGGCGGCTACTCCACGCACGTGGTCGTCGACGAGGCCTTCACCGTGCGCATCCCCGACGGCCTCTCCCTGGACGTCGCCGCGCCGCTCCTGTGCGCGGGCATCACCACGTACTCCCCGCTCCACCGCTGGAACGCGGGCCCCGGCAAGAAGATCGCCGTCGTGGGCCTCGGCGGTCTCGGCCACATGGCCGTCAAGATCGCACACGCCATGGGCGCAGAGGTGACCGTCCTCTCGCAGTCCCTGCGCAAGAAGGACGACGGCCTGCGCCTCGGCGCCGACCACTATTACGCGACCAGCGACGACGCGACCTTCGAGCAGCTGGCCGGCTCCTTCGACGTGATCCTCTCGACGGTCTCCGCGCCGCTGCCGCTGGACAAGTACCTGGGCCTGCTGCGCTCGGAGGGTGCCTTCGTGAACGTCGGCGCCCCCGAGGAGCCGGTCTCGCTCAACCTGTTCTCCGTGATCGGCGGCGGCAAGACCCTCGCGGGTTCGATGATCGGCGGCATCCAGGAGACCCAGGAGATGCTGGACTTCTGCGCCGAGCACAACCTGGGCTCGGAGATCGAGGTGATCGACGCCGCGCAGATCAACGAGGCGTACGAGCGCGTCCTCGCCAGCGACGTGCGCTACCGCTTCGTGATCGACACGGCCACGATCTGA
- a CDS encoding L,D-transpeptidase — protein MTDSRRQRGRRKGLAAVSALVGGVLVLSACSSDDGDKSSAGGKESQNQVDEAAAKKTSDADIKIAPKDGSDNASINSAAAVKVSNGSLTDVKMTTEAGTAVAGEIAADKKSWKPSGQLERATTYKISATAKDSEGRKAHENSKFTTVSPSNSFIGNFTPEDGSTVGVGMPVSINFDKAITNKKDVQSAIKVSSSSGQEVVGHWFGNNRIDFRPEDYWQGNSTVTMKLALDGVEGADGVTGVQEKTVQFKIGRNQVSIVDAKTKTMKVMRDNKVVKTIPISAGSPENKTYNGKMVISEKFKETRMDGATVGFTDGDGKGEYDIKDVPHAMRLSQSGTFIHGNYWGAKSIFGGANTSHGCVGLEDAKGANDKSTPGAWFYDNSMVGDVVDVRNTGDKTVQPDNGFNGWVMDWAQWKAGSAV, from the coding sequence ATGACGGACAGTAGGCGGCAGCGCGGACGGCGCAAGGGTCTTGCGGCCGTATCCGCTCTGGTCGGCGGCGTCCTGGTGCTCTCGGCCTGTAGCAGCGACGACGGCGACAAGAGCAGCGCCGGCGGCAAGGAGTCGCAGAACCAGGTCGACGAAGCAGCCGCCAAGAAGACGTCCGACGCCGATATCAAGATCGCGCCCAAGGACGGCTCCGACAACGCGAGCATCAACAGCGCGGCCGCAGTCAAGGTGAGCAACGGCTCGCTGACGGACGTCAAGATGACGACCGAGGCGGGTACGGCCGTGGCCGGCGAGATAGCTGCCGACAAGAAGAGCTGGAAGCCCAGCGGCCAGCTGGAGCGGGCGACCACGTACAAGATCAGTGCCACCGCCAAGGACTCCGAGGGCCGCAAGGCGCACGAGAACTCGAAGTTCACGACGGTCTCGCCGAGCAACAGCTTCATCGGGAACTTCACGCCCGAGGACGGCTCCACGGTCGGCGTGGGCATGCCGGTGTCGATCAACTTCGACAAGGCGATCACGAACAAGAAGGACGTCCAGTCCGCCATCAAGGTGTCGTCCAGCAGCGGCCAGGAAGTCGTCGGCCACTGGTTCGGCAACAACCGCATCGACTTCCGCCCCGAGGACTACTGGCAGGGCAACTCCACGGTCACGATGAAGCTGGCCCTGGACGGCGTCGAGGGCGCGGACGGCGTCACCGGCGTCCAGGAGAAGACGGTCCAGTTCAAGATCGGCCGTAACCAGGTCTCCATCGTCGACGCCAAGACGAAGACGATGAAGGTCATGCGGGACAACAAGGTCGTCAAGACCATCCCGATCTCCGCGGGCTCCCCGGAGAACAAGACGTACAACGGCAAGATGGTGATCTCCGAGAAGTTCAAGGAGACCCGCATGGACGGCGCGACGGTCGGCTTCACGGACGGCGACGGCAAGGGCGAGTACGACATCAAGGACGTGCCGCACGCCATGCGCCTGTCCCAGTCGGGCACGTTCATCCACGGCAACTACTGGGGCGCCAAGTCCATCTTCGGCGGCGCCAACACCAGCCACGGCTGCGTCGGCCTGGAAGACGCCAAGGGCGCGAACGACAAGAGCACCCCGGGCGCCTGGTTCTACGACAACTCGATGGTCGGTGACGTCGTGGACGTCAGGAACACCGGCGACAAGACGGTCCAGCCGGACAACGGCTTCAACGGCTGGGTCATGGACTGGGCACAGTGGAAGGCCGGTTCCGCGGTCTGA
- a CDS encoding ABC transporter ATP-binding protein, giving the protein MYQLRGVTKQYRRGKETVDALAGVDLTIGDGDRLVIQGPTGGGKSTLLQMLGGLDRPTSGSVELDGVDLAALPEARLTKVRAESIGFVFQSFNLIPTLSAQENVETALVPLGLRAADRRERAADALESVGLGERRSHLPAELSGGQQQRVAIARALVKRPKVLLADEPTGNLDESMRDEIMELLEGLWKEHGLTFVMVTHDSAIARKAPRLATIRRGQIKVTERAHQ; this is encoded by the coding sequence ATGTATCAGCTCAGAGGCGTCACCAAGCAGTACCGCAGGGGCAAGGAGACCGTCGACGCCCTCGCCGGAGTCGATCTGACCATCGGCGACGGTGACCGGCTCGTCATCCAGGGCCCGACGGGCGGCGGCAAGTCCACGCTCCTTCAGATGCTCGGCGGGCTCGACCGGCCGACGTCCGGCAGCGTCGAGCTCGACGGCGTCGATCTGGCCGCGCTGCCCGAGGCGCGGCTGACCAAGGTCCGCGCCGAGTCCATCGGCTTCGTCTTCCAGTCCTTCAACCTGATTCCCACGCTCAGCGCCCAGGAGAACGTCGAGACGGCGCTCGTCCCCCTCGGCCTGCGCGCCGCCGACCGCCGCGAACGCGCCGCCGACGCCCTGGAGTCGGTGGGCCTCGGCGAACGCCGCAGCCACCTGCCCGCCGAGCTCTCCGGAGGCCAGCAGCAGCGCGTCGCCATCGCCCGCGCCCTGGTCAAGCGGCCGAAGGTGCTGCTCGCCGACGAGCCGACCGGCAACCTCGACGAGTCCATGCGCGACGAGATCATGGAGCTGCTCGAAGGGCTCTGGAAGGAGCACGGCCTGACGTTCGTGATGGTCACGCACGACAGTGCGATCGCACGGAAGGCGCCGCGCCTCGCGACGATCCGGCGCGGACAGATCAAGGTCACGGAGCGGGCCCATCAGTGA